From the genome of Solidesulfovibrio carbinolicus, one region includes:
- a CDS encoding sugar phosphate isomerase/epimerase family protein → MSRYFVNCNLRVARREPRLLHRHLLDGVPAELGLDPLLLDATDAAFHRELARLFADAGVPVTVHLPFFDLQPGSADARIRAASRDRLLGAMETAAIYGPRRMVGHAAYDRFLYIRSFPDWAQRSADTWAAVLAAWPGHPPLCLENTHETDPQTVSGTIVALRERLPAEEAETVGACFDVGHWYSFAEGKKRGNLDAWLDALAPFLLHLHLHDNDGSFDQHLGPGQGEIPFEAIFAGLSARQLTPTATFEPHTPEAFEAALTFVKAKGEFFGK, encoded by the coding sequence ATGTCGCGCTATTTCGTGAACTGCAATCTGCGGGTGGCCCGGCGCGAGCCCAGGCTCCTGCACCGTCATCTGCTCGATGGCGTGCCGGCCGAGTTGGGCCTGGACCCCCTGCTTCTCGACGCCACCGACGCCGCCTTTCACCGCGAACTGGCCCGGCTTTTCGCCGACGCCGGCGTGCCCGTCACCGTGCATCTGCCGTTTTTCGATCTCCAGCCCGGCAGCGCCGACGCCCGTATCCGGGCCGCCAGCCGCGATCGGCTGCTGGGGGCCATGGAAACGGCCGCCATCTACGGCCCGCGCCGCATGGTCGGCCACGCCGCCTACGACCGGTTCCTCTACATCCGCTCGTTCCCCGACTGGGCCCAGCGCAGCGCCGACACCTGGGCGGCCGTGCTGGCCGCCTGGCCCGGCCATCCGCCCCTTTGCCTGGAAAACACCCACGAGACCGATCCCCAGACCGTTTCCGGGACCATCGTCGCCCTGCGTGAGCGCCTGCCGGCCGAGGAAGCCGAAACCGTCGGGGCCTGTTTTGACGTCGGCCACTGGTACAGCTTCGCCGAAGGCAAAAAACGCGGCAATTTAGACGCCTGGCTCGACGCCCTGGCTCCCTTCCTCCTGCATCTGCACCTCCACGACAACGACGGCTCCTTCGACCAGCACCTCGGCCCCGGCCAGGGCGAAATCCCCTTCGAAGCGATTTTCGCCGGCCTGAGCGCCCGCCAGCTGACCCCCACCGCCACCTTCGAACCCCACACCCCCGAAGCCTTCGAGGCCGCCTTGACGTTTGTGAAAGCGAAGGGGGAGTTTTTCGGCAAGTAG